The Persicobacter psychrovividus genome window below encodes:
- a CDS encoding L-fucose isomerase yields MSNRNIGNVPKVGIRPVIDGRENGVRESLEDQVMALANAAASFISENLRFPNGDFVECVIADTCIGGNAEAAACAEKFRKEGVGVSLTVTPCWCYGTEVMDTDPLMPKAVWGFNGTERPGAVYLAAALAGYTQKGLPTFGIYGRDVQDAGDTCIPADVQEKVLRFVKSALAVAQMKDKSYLSIGYSSMGIAGSMVDVNFLQDYLGVRTEFVESVEILRRIDEGIYDQDEYQKALAWTKQNCRQGEDINKKEEQVDEAQKQLEWETVIKMTLICRDMMIGNERLVEKGFREEGLGRNALFGGFQGQRQWTDYKPNADFTEAILNSSFDWNGIRQAFVFATENDCLNGVSMLFGHLLTNTAQIFSDVRTYWSPEAVKRVTGQSLSGIAKEGVIHLINSGSTTLDATAQQRNAAGEPAMKPHWEISEAEAQQCLDNTVWPPADRGYFRGGGFSSLFKTQGQMPVTMCRVNLVKGLGPVLQIAEGWTVELPENVHKILDERTNPTWPTTWFVPKTTGEGAFKDVYTVMANWGANHGAISYGHIGADLITLASMLRIPVNMHNVDAEKVFRPSAWSAFGEDQEGADYRACSTYGSLYGMG; encoded by the coding sequence ATGTCTAACCGAAATATAGGTAATGTTCCTAAAGTAGGAATTCGACCAGTAATTGATGGAAGAGAAAACGGAGTAAGAGAATCTTTGGAAGATCAGGTAATGGCATTGGCAAATGCTGCCGCTTCCTTTATTTCTGAAAACTTGCGGTTTCCTAATGGCGATTTTGTTGAGTGTGTTATTGCTGATACCTGTATTGGCGGAAATGCTGAAGCAGCGGCTTGTGCTGAGAAATTCAGAAAAGAAGGGGTTGGAGTTTCACTGACGGTTACACCGTGTTGGTGTTATGGTACGGAGGTGATGGATACTGATCCGTTAATGCCGAAAGCGGTATGGGGATTTAATGGTACCGAGCGCCCCGGGGCTGTTTATCTGGCGGCGGCATTAGCTGGCTATACGCAAAAGGGCTTACCTACTTTTGGAATTTATGGCCGCGATGTGCAGGACGCCGGTGATACTTGTATTCCAGCGGATGTACAGGAAAAAGTATTAAGATTTGTGAAGTCGGCACTTGCGGTGGCACAAATGAAAGATAAATCCTATTTGTCTATTGGGTACAGTAGCATGGGGATTGCGGGCTCAATGGTTGATGTGAATTTTTTGCAAGATTATCTGGGCGTTCGGACTGAGTTTGTCGAGTCTGTAGAAATCCTTCGCCGTATCGATGAAGGTATTTATGATCAAGACGAATACCAAAAAGCATTGGCATGGACCAAGCAAAATTGCCGACAGGGAGAGGATATCAATAAAAAAGAAGAGCAGGTTGATGAGGCTCAAAAGCAGTTAGAATGGGAAACGGTGATTAAAATGACCCTCATCTGCCGTGATATGATGATTGGTAATGAGCGATTGGTAGAGAAGGGATTTCGTGAGGAAGGCTTGGGCCGTAATGCACTTTTTGGAGGCTTCCAGGGGCAGCGCCAATGGACAGATTATAAGCCTAATGCTGATTTTACGGAAGCTATTTTAAATTCGTCTTTTGATTGGAATGGCATCCGACAGGCTTTTGTTTTTGCCACAGAGAATGACTGTTTAAATGGCGTGTCGATGTTGTTTGGTCACCTGTTAACAAATACAGCTCAAATCTTTTCAGATGTTAGAACTTATTGGAGCCCGGAAGCAGTTAAGCGCGTTACAGGTCAATCACTTTCGGGAATCGCTAAAGAGGGTGTGATTCACCTGATTAATTCAGGCTCTACTACGCTGGATGCTACAGCACAACAGCGAAATGCGGCAGGAGAGCCGGCGATGAAGCCTCATTGGGAAATTTCTGAGGCAGAGGCACAGCAATGTTTGGACAATACTGTTTGGCCTCCCGCAGACCGAGGATATTTTAGAGGAGGGGGGTTTTCTTCCTTATTTAAAACCCAAGGGCAAATGCCGGTAACCATGTGTCGGGTAAATTTAGTCAAAGGGCTCGGGCCTGTACTCCAAATTGCTGAGGGCTGGACGGTTGAGTTACCTGAAAATGTTCACAAAATTTTGGATGAAAGAACCAATCCTACTTGGCCTACCACCTGGTTTGTGCCTAAAACTACCGGAGAAGGGGCTTTTAAAGATGTATATACCGTGATGGCGAACTGGGGAGCAAATCATGGAGCCATTAGTTACGGGCATATCGGAGCGGATTTAATTACCCTTGCGTCCATGTTACGGATTCCGGTAAATATGCACAATGTTGATGCGGAAAAAGTTTTTCGTCCAAGTGCCTGGTCAGCTTTTGGTGAGGATCAGGAGGGAGCAGATTACAGAGCATGTTCAACTTATGGTTCATTGTATGGGATGGGGTAA
- a CDS encoding arylsulfatase, with the protein MKRIFYKVMMTSLSFMLLGKQGLIAKEKPNIIFIITDDQGMGDLGCTGNPFVKTPHIDRFYEQSVRLTNYHVSTTCAPTRASLMTGRHCNRVNVYHTIAGRSLLLEDEVILPQVLAQNGYTNAMFGKWHLGDNYPYRPEDRGFHEVVRHGAGGIGQGPDYWMNEYFDDYYMHNGQAEKYQGYCTDVFFDQAINFIQENKDQPFFCYLATNAPHAPYNLPTQYIDLYQGKKFEDIHPRCRRFYGMISNIDDNFNRLEQTLEALNIKENTIVIFTTDNGTSAGKNVYNAGLKGGKGSQYDGGHRVPFFIRWPDGQITGGKDIDQLTAHYDLLPTLADLLGLDFNPSKKLDGKSFKPLLTSEDYQWDNRILYMDTQREQNLIKYKQYTVMDERWRLIDGTKLYDMDQDRGQKVNVIEQHPEVAGRLQQGYERWWQSFIDEGADQKYAYIKVGTPYENPTKISSHDLLTGRYYDVWHQNGAIEGKQAAGKWKIEFVETGTYNITLRRFPKESNLGFNAVFPAQPHREELDKTAPASTKNNFAEARMYVAGITKSEKIAADDQQVTFTCKVPVGKYDFEAEIIDDLGRVHPAYYVYIEKVVGS; encoded by the coding sequence ATGAAACGTATTTTTTATAAAGTGATGATGACTTCTCTTTCCTTCATGCTCCTTGGAAAACAAGGGTTGATTGCGAAAGAAAAGCCCAATATTATTTTTATCATTACAGATGATCAAGGGATGGGTGATCTTGGTTGTACGGGAAACCCCTTTGTGAAGACCCCGCACATTGACCGGTTTTATGAACAATCCGTTCGATTGACCAACTATCACGTATCCACCACCTGTGCGCCAACACGTGCCTCACTTATGACCGGAAGGCATTGTAACCGGGTCAATGTTTATCATACTATTGCAGGGCGGTCATTATTGTTAGAGGATGAGGTTATCCTACCTCAGGTGCTTGCTCAGAATGGTTACACCAATGCAATGTTTGGTAAATGGCACTTGGGAGATAATTACCCCTATAGGCCAGAAGATAGAGGTTTTCATGAAGTTGTTCGGCATGGAGCTGGGGGAATAGGTCAAGGCCCTGACTACTGGATGAATGAGTATTTTGATGATTACTACATGCATAATGGGCAGGCAGAAAAATATCAGGGATATTGCACTGACGTCTTTTTTGATCAGGCCATTAACTTCATTCAAGAGAATAAAGATCAGCCTTTTTTTTGCTATTTGGCAACCAATGCTCCGCATGCTCCATACAATCTGCCCACCCAATATATTGACTTGTATCAAGGGAAAAAATTTGAGGATATTCATCCGAGGTGCCGCAGGTTTTATGGGATGATTTCCAATATTGACGATAACTTCAATCGGCTTGAACAAACCCTTGAAGCCTTGAATATCAAGGAAAACACCATTGTGATTTTCACCACTGATAATGGAACATCAGCAGGTAAAAACGTCTATAATGCCGGCTTAAAAGGTGGAAAGGGAAGTCAATATGATGGAGGACACCGTGTACCGTTTTTTATACGATGGCCCGATGGGCAAATCACAGGGGGGAAAGATATTGATCAATTGACAGCGCATTATGACCTTTTACCCACCTTGGCTGATCTTTTGGGTTTGGATTTCAACCCCTCAAAGAAGCTTGATGGCAAAAGCTTCAAACCGCTATTAACCTCAGAAGATTATCAGTGGGACAACCGTATTTTATATATGGATACCCAAAGGGAACAAAACCTGATCAAGTATAAACAATATACCGTCATGGATGAACGCTGGAGGCTGATCGATGGGACAAAGCTATATGATATGGATCAAGACCGAGGACAAAAGGTGAATGTCATTGAACAACATCCCGAAGTCGCAGGAAGGTTACAGCAAGGCTATGAGCGTTGGTGGCAGTCCTTTATTGATGAGGGGGCAGATCAAAAATATGCCTACATAAAGGTGGGTACCCCATATGAAAATCCCACCAAAATTTCCTCCCATGATTTACTGACTGGCAGATATTACGACGTATGGCATCAGAATGGAGCAATTGAAGGAAAACAGGCTGCGGGGAAATGGAAAATTGAGTTCGTAGAAACAGGTACTTACAATATTACATTACGAAGATTTCCGAAGGAGAGTAATTTGGGTTTTAACGCCGTATTTCCGGCACAACCGCATAGGGAAGAATTGGATAAAACGGCTCCAGCAAGCACAAAAAATAATTTTGCAGAGGCCCGCATGTATGTAGCAGGCATTACCAAGTCAGAAAAAATTGCAGCAGATGATCAACAGGTAACATTCACCTGCAAGGTACCGGTTGGAAAGTACGATTTTGAGGCTGAGATCATAGATGATTTGGGCAGAGTTCATCCAGCCTATTATGTTTATATAGAGAAGGTGGTTGGTTCTTAA
- a CDS encoding sulfatase-like hydrolase/transferase yields the protein MSVIKYLLTPLFLSLLINAHAQEQPNIIFLMTDDQRWDNLGCYGKKEFVTPNIDALAEKGVVFDKAYYAVAICMPSRVTMMTGRYNSNHQVGFVAPTDYTLSQKDFQNSYPAQFKKAGYRTGFIGKVGFTVTEQAKRPSTPTKHYYKQQMGEVFDFFAGSETTETKGHVIWPENDAGLKQIYDTNRKNSGRTLRTGEAMLRFLETQPQDQPFCLSVSFYAVKHDHDSHIYWPHHEQFESVEMSVPDNWVVENEVLPKVVRENARGVRLHKQRSSTPEKYQRLVRRFATQGYSVDAQVGKLVDYLKKQNLLENTIIIYTSDNGRFQGAHGLFDKCLLYDESVKAPLIVYDGRATVRPYRDSALISSVDIAPTMLSLAGLKIPASMQGRDFSGLMNGQQNRSNWRDAVFFEDLFVAQLFNERYNEQVDLINDRLIENNKSYRSHGIRTGRYKYFRYYEHFPVIEELYDLQEDPLEQNNLAHNSAYFELLKQMRKRTDQLYEQAHKKASKAH from the coding sequence ATGAGTGTCATCAAATATCTATTGACCCCTCTATTTCTCAGTTTACTGATCAATGCTCACGCTCAGGAGCAACCGAACATCATTTTTTTAATGACGGATGATCAGCGATGGGACAATCTGGGGTGTTATGGAAAAAAAGAATTTGTTACCCCCAATATTGATGCTTTGGCAGAAAAAGGAGTGGTGTTCGATAAAGCCTATTATGCCGTAGCGATCTGCATGCCGAGCAGGGTAACGATGATGACCGGACGATATAATTCGAACCATCAGGTGGGTTTTGTAGCGCCAACAGATTATACCTTATCTCAAAAGGACTTTCAAAACAGTTATCCGGCACAATTTAAAAAAGCAGGTTACCGAACCGGATTCATTGGTAAAGTGGGTTTTACAGTAACCGAACAGGCAAAAAGGCCGAGTACGCCCACCAAGCATTATTACAAGCAGCAGATGGGAGAGGTATTTGATTTTTTTGCAGGTAGTGAAACTACCGAGACCAAAGGACATGTGATTTGGCCAGAAAATGACGCCGGGCTGAAGCAGATTTATGATACCAACAGAAAAAATTCGGGTCGTACCCTAAGGACGGGTGAGGCGATGTTGCGCTTCCTCGAAACACAGCCGCAGGATCAACCCTTCTGTTTATCAGTAAGTTTTTATGCCGTAAAACACGACCACGACAGCCATATTTATTGGCCGCATCATGAGCAGTTTGAAAGTGTTGAAATGTCTGTTCCTGATAATTGGGTGGTTGAAAATGAGGTACTCCCCAAAGTGGTCAGGGAAAATGCACGGGGTGTGCGTTTGCACAAACAGCGATCTTCTACACCGGAAAAATATCAGCGGTTGGTGCGCCGTTTTGCCACTCAGGGCTACAGTGTTGATGCGCAGGTGGGCAAGTTGGTGGATTATCTGAAGAAGCAAAATCTCCTTGAGAATACCATCATTATCTATACCAGTGATAATGGTCGTTTTCAGGGGGCGCATGGCTTATTTGACAAATGCTTACTGTATGATGAGTCCGTTAAAGCCCCTTTAATTGTCTATGACGGCAGAGCAACCGTTCGGCCTTATCGTGATTCAGCACTGATTTCCTCGGTTGATATTGCCCCAACGATGCTCTCGCTCGCAGGTCTGAAAATTCCTGCTTCGATGCAGGGAAGAGATTTCAGCGGATTGATGAATGGGCAGCAAAACCGGTCTAATTGGCGGGATGCGGTATTCTTTGAAGATCTGTTCGTTGCCCAGCTATTTAACGAGCGATACAATGAACAGGTGGATTTGATTAACGATCGGCTTATTGAAAACAACAAGTCCTACCGAAGCCATGGTATTCGGACAGGCCGGTACAAATATTTTCGGTATTACGAGCATTTTCCGGTGATCGAGGAACTATATGATTTGCAGGAGGATCCGCTCGAACAAAATAATTTGGCGCACAATTCAGCCTACTTTGAACTGTTGAAGCAAATGCGTAAACGCACCGATCAGCTTTATGAACAAGCGCACAAAAAAGCCAGCAAAGCACATTGA
- a CDS encoding TIM-barrel domain-containing protein, with amino-acid sequence MGLALLLFSCGHSKFKIQENKHGISVDMGDMILDIQVLDESIVHVQKYLPNTSAEAKPDYVTVLKAADVAVPFKVRESKGEIKLSTESVAVMITDDGNIEYQDAEGKYLVAETNDLTYVKPGAEREVSQAFVAGDEALYGLGQYQSNILNWRGQSNRMEQFNQEIVVPFLMSTNQYGIYWHNYSVTDFNEPQHEIEFDKEKMLAFVKKQDQDLGQDAENVIKHKIEENKERNIRVTTFTPKKTGAYSFMIESDKSERMRGEIRLLIDQDTVINYKTIWVPTTHSGSKVLQAGKEYEVVLQNTGSRKMAGRLLYNEPDFNKTVFSSKKGSAIDYYFVHGKNPQQVLAKYQQLTGKSPMFAKKSYGFWQCRERYHDQEELLTNARALRKRQIPVDNIVQDWFYWPKGTKGPEWDRAKYPNPKAMADELEGLNMNLMVSVWPMVNNDPLLKKYNLLGNKMGERNHNLDFYDQGVRDRYYKMLSDSMFHFGVKSIWLDGTEPASPPSADAMTAIGQFDEVSNAYSLVVNKAMYEGKRKEYPNERVFNLTRSAYAGQQRFGATSWSGDVQATWEQFAEQIPAGLNFTMAGIPYWTHDIGGFFRDSKSMNPIYDSQYTNPEFIELLTRWFQFGAFSPIFRIHGYVSETEIWRYDQAFENTARKFIDLRYKLMPYIYSEAWKVTKNSHSLMSPLAYYYPNDKKTWDIKDQLFFGESMMVAFVTNYQQRSKTVYLPEGKWFDYWTNEQMQGNKSVEVNAPLDETPIFVKAGTILPTGPKVQYATQPTDEPMTIRIYPGKDAQYVLYLDDNESNDYEKGKYSEIEFSYNDQQNTLSINKGNDQYLNLTANPIKLKIEKVGGSAQQLMFNGQKTQVTL; translated from the coding sequence TTGGGATTAGCATTATTGCTGTTCTCTTGCGGTCATTCAAAATTTAAGATTCAGGAAAATAAACATGGTATCTCCGTAGATATGGGGGACATGATCTTGGATATTCAGGTTTTGGACGAATCCATTGTGCATGTTCAGAAGTATCTTCCGAATACAAGCGCAGAAGCCAAGCCTGATTATGTTACTGTACTCAAGGCTGCTGATGTTGCTGTTCCTTTTAAAGTCCGCGAGTCAAAAGGGGAAATCAAATTGTCCACCGAATCGGTGGCAGTGATGATTACCGATGATGGAAATATTGAGTATCAAGATGCAGAAGGGAAATATTTGGTGGCAGAAACCAATGATTTGACCTACGTGAAGCCTGGTGCTGAGCGGGAAGTATCTCAGGCATTTGTGGCAGGTGATGAGGCGCTCTATGGTTTGGGTCAATATCAAAGCAATATTCTGAACTGGAGAGGGCAATCCAATCGCATGGAGCAATTCAATCAGGAAATTGTTGTTCCGTTCCTGATGTCCACCAACCAATATGGTATCTATTGGCACAATTACAGTGTAACAGATTTTAACGAGCCACAACATGAAATTGAGTTCGATAAAGAAAAAATGCTCGCTTTTGTGAAGAAGCAAGATCAGGATTTGGGGCAGGATGCTGAGAATGTAATCAAGCACAAAATAGAGGAAAACAAAGAGCGCAACATTCGGGTAACCACCTTTACGCCAAAGAAAACGGGCGCTTACAGTTTCATGATTGAAAGTGATAAGTCTGAGCGTATGAGAGGAGAGATTCGTTTGTTGATCGATCAGGATACGGTCATCAATTATAAAACGATTTGGGTACCGACAACCCACTCCGGTTCTAAGGTTCTTCAGGCAGGAAAAGAATATGAGGTCGTATTGCAGAATACCGGTTCGAGAAAAATGGCTGGTCGCTTATTGTACAATGAGCCGGACTTCAACAAGACCGTTTTCAGTAGTAAAAAAGGATCGGCAATCGATTACTATTTTGTGCATGGAAAGAATCCTCAGCAAGTTTTGGCAAAATATCAGCAACTGACCGGTAAGAGCCCAATGTTCGCTAAGAAATCATATGGTTTCTGGCAGTGTCGTGAGCGTTATCATGATCAGGAAGAATTATTGACCAACGCAAGAGCGCTTAGAAAACGCCAAATTCCAGTGGATAATATTGTGCAGGATTGGTTCTATTGGCCTAAGGGAACAAAAGGCCCTGAGTGGGACAGAGCAAAATATCCTAATCCCAAAGCAATGGCTGATGAACTTGAGGGGCTAAATATGAACCTGATGGTTTCGGTATGGCCGATGGTGAACAATGATCCACTGCTGAAAAAGTACAATTTGTTGGGGAATAAAATGGGGGAGAGAAACCATAACCTTGACTTTTATGATCAAGGGGTGCGTGATCGTTATTACAAAATGTTAAGTGACAGTATGTTCCATTTTGGGGTGAAATCGATCTGGTTGGATGGAACCGAGCCCGCAAGCCCACCATCAGCAGATGCCATGACGGCCATTGGTCAATTTGATGAAGTTTCAAATGCTTATTCGCTCGTTGTGAACAAAGCAATGTATGAGGGTAAACGTAAAGAGTATCCTAATGAAAGGGTATTTAACTTAACCCGTTCAGCTTATGCTGGGCAGCAACGATTCGGCGCAACTTCATGGTCAGGGGATGTTCAGGCAACCTGGGAACAGTTTGCAGAACAAATTCCTGCAGGACTGAATTTTACCATGGCGGGTATCCCTTATTGGACGCATGATATTGGTGGATTCTTCCGTGATTCCAAGTCAATGAACCCCATTTATGACAGTCAGTACACGAACCCTGAGTTTATTGAACTGCTAACGCGATGGTTTCAGTTTGGTGCCTTCAGCCCAATTTTCCGCATTCATGGTTACGTTTCAGAAACGGAGATTTGGAGATATGATCAAGCCTTTGAAAACACCGCCCGAAAATTCATCGATCTTCGATACAAATTAATGCCATATATTTATTCTGAAGCATGGAAAGTAACCAAGAACAGCCACTCATTGATGAGTCCTTTGGCTTATTATTATCCAAATGATAAGAAAACATGGGATATCAAGGATCAGCTGTTTTTCGGGGAATCTATGATGGTGGCTTTTGTAACGAATTATCAACAACGATCAAAAACAGTTTATTTGCCAGAAGGGAAGTGGTTCGACTACTGGACGAATGAGCAAATGCAAGGAAATAAATCTGTTGAGGTAAATGCCCCATTGGATGAAACACCGATTTTTGTAAAGGCAGGAACGATTTTGCCCACGGGTCCAAAAGTGCAATATGCTACCCAGCCAACTGATGAGCCAATGACCATCCGAATTTATCCTGGCAAAGATGCGCAATATGTTTTGTACCTGGATGATAACGAAAGCAACGATTATGAAAAAGGGAAATATTCGGAAATAGAATTCAGCTATAACGATCAGCAAAACACGCTCAGCATTAACAAGGGTAACGATCAATACCTGAACCTGACAGCTAACCCTATTAAGCTGAAGATTGAGAAGGTCGGAGGATCTGCTCAGCAGTTGATGTTTAATGGTCAAAAAACGCAAGTTACATTATAA
- a CDS encoding glycoside hydrolase family 95 protein — MKQIIFLLFILFTPLFGQAQLKLWYDKAANNWNEALPIGNGRIGAMVYGIPDHENIQINEATLWSGKPHRNDNPAAQEALEQMRSLLFNDQYAEAHRLANDKFISKTSHGMNYETAGNIHINMPQHAHYSNYYRELDIENAIGKTRYTVDGVVYEREIFSSFTDQVMTIRLTASEKGKISFSTTATRPAPAEVQVETPANDLLTMTGYSLDNKNKRLPRDAKAIEGRVKFETRMKIDAQGGQVSSDGQQLTVANANSVTIYVTTATNFVNYQDISADPHRLAQSYIDKAQKTAYKKRKKEHIQYYQNLFKRVSLDLGQTEAANLPTDQRIKAFSTTEDPALAMLYFQYGRYLLICSSQPGGQASNLQGIWCNELTPPWKSAYTININTEMNYWPAEKTNLPEMHEPLIQLIQELSSAGQETAKVMYGADGWVTHHNTDIWRICGPVDGSTWGMWPMGGVWLSQHLWEKYLYNGDLDYLKSVYPAMKGAAEFCLSFIVPVPENNWMVITPSTSPENRPAHHPNMVNEAYGTTLDNQLVLDILTKVAEAAKLLNVDNSLITKINQTIPQLAPMQIGQHGQLQEWMYDWDDPEDKHRHVSHLYGLFPSNQISPYRNPLLTQAAKNSLIYRGDPSTGWSMNWKINLWARLLDGNHAYKLMTDQIKLVGRPDSPKGGGTYPNMLDAHPPFQIDGNFGFTSGLTEMLMQSHDGAVHLIPALPDNWKNGSVQGLRARGGFEIQEMIWEDGQLKKVKVKSHLGGLCRLRAYNELKAASGSKLTIAEGANTNPFFKQPSIKEPLLSDAANIGDFKLPNSFMYDVETEVGQVFTLLVKE; from the coding sequence ATGAAGCAAATTATTTTTTTATTATTCATTCTTTTTACTCCCTTATTCGGCCAGGCGCAGTTAAAGCTGTGGTATGATAAGGCAGCCAATAATTGGAACGAGGCTTTACCGATCGGAAATGGGCGGATAGGCGCAATGGTATATGGTATCCCTGATCATGAAAATATTCAGATAAACGAGGCCACTTTATGGTCGGGTAAACCACACAGGAATGATAATCCAGCGGCTCAAGAAGCATTGGAACAGATGCGATCGTTATTATTCAATGATCAATATGCTGAGGCGCATCGCTTGGCGAACGATAAATTTATTTCCAAAACGTCGCATGGGATGAACTATGAGACGGCGGGTAATATCCATATCAATATGCCACAACACGCACATTACAGCAACTATTATCGTGAACTGGACATTGAAAACGCAATAGGTAAGACAAGATATACGGTAGATGGCGTGGTCTATGAGCGGGAAATTTTCTCCTCATTTACCGATCAGGTGATGACAATCCGTTTGACTGCCAGTGAAAAAGGTAAGATCAGTTTTTCGACTACTGCTACTCGACCAGCACCGGCAGAAGTTCAGGTGGAAACCCCTGCAAATGACCTGCTGACAATGACGGGTTATTCATTGGACAACAAAAACAAGCGCCTGCCAAGGGATGCCAAAGCGATTGAAGGGCGTGTGAAGTTTGAAACACGAATGAAGATAGATGCGCAGGGAGGGCAGGTATCTTCTGATGGGCAACAGCTAACGGTTGCCAATGCCAACAGCGTTACGATTTATGTTACCACGGCCACTAACTTTGTTAATTATCAGGACATCAGTGCCGACCCTCATCGTTTGGCTCAATCGTATATCGACAAAGCGCAGAAGACTGCTTACAAAAAGAGGAAAAAGGAACACATACAATATTATCAAAACTTATTCAAGCGCGTAAGTTTGGATTTGGGACAAACCGAAGCAGCAAATTTACCGACTGATCAGCGGATCAAGGCTTTCAGCACCACGGAAGATCCCGCCTTGGCGATGCTATATTTTCAGTATGGCCGTTACCTGTTGATTTGCTCTTCACAGCCCGGTGGGCAGGCATCCAACCTTCAGGGGATTTGGTGTAATGAGTTGACGCCTCCCTGGAAGAGCGCCTATACCATCAACATCAATACAGAAATGAATTACTGGCCGGCAGAAAAAACAAATCTGCCTGAAATGCATGAGCCCTTGATTCAGCTGATTCAAGAACTATCCTCCGCAGGTCAAGAAACGGCGAAGGTGATGTACGGCGCAGATGGTTGGGTAACCCACCACAATACTGATATTTGGCGGATATGTGGTCCTGTAGATGGCTCAACCTGGGGAATGTGGCCGATGGGCGGTGTTTGGTTAAGTCAGCATTTATGGGAGAAATATCTTTATAATGGAGACCTTGATTACCTGAAGTCTGTTTACCCGGCGATGAAGGGAGCTGCTGAGTTTTGCCTGAGTTTCATTGTGCCTGTTCCAGAAAACAATTGGATGGTGATTACTCCTTCCACCTCCCCAGAGAACCGACCAGCCCATCATCCAAACATGGTTAACGAGGCTTACGGGACAACATTGGACAATCAGTTGGTGCTGGATATTTTGACAAAAGTTGCTGAAGCAGCAAAGTTGTTGAATGTTGATAATTCACTGATTACTAAAATTAATCAAACCATTCCACAACTTGCGCCAATGCAAATTGGACAGCACGGACAATTGCAGGAGTGGATGTACGACTGGGATGACCCGGAAGATAAACACCGTCATGTATCACACCTGTATGGTTTGTTCCCCTCCAATCAGATTTCTCCTTACCGTAATCCGCTATTGACTCAGGCTGCAAAAAATTCACTGATTTACAGAGGGGACCCTTCAACGGGTTGGTCGATGAACTGGAAAATCAACCTTTGGGCTCGCTTGTTAGATGGTAACCACGCCTATAAGTTGATGACCGATCAGATCAAACTTGTCGGAAGACCAGATTCCCCTAAGGGTGGTGGTACCTATCCCAATATGCTGGATGCACATCCACCTTTTCAGATCGACGGAAACTTTGGCTTCACCTCCGGACTTACTGAAATGCTGATGCAGAGTCACGATGGGGCCGTGCACCTTATTCCGGCACTACCCGATAATTGGAAGAATGGCAGTGTGCAAGGACTTCGCGCACGGGGAGGCTTCGAAATTCAGGAAATGATCTGGGAGGATGGCCAACTGAAAAAGGTAAAGGTAAAATCTCATCTTGGAGGATTATGCCGACTTAGGGCTTATAATGAGTTGAAAGCTGCTTCGGGCAGTAAATTAACCATTGCTGAGGGCGCAAATACAAACCCATTTTTTAAACAGCCCTCGATCAAAGAACCGCTACTTTCTGACGCAGCTAATATTGGCGACTTCAAGCTGCCAAATAGCTTCATGTATGATGTGGAAACCGAAGTAGGTCAGGTATTTACATTATTGGTTAAAGAATAA